The following is a genomic window from Drosophila busckii strain San Diego stock center, stock number 13000-0081.31 chromosome 2L, ASM1175060v1, whole genome shotgun sequence.
aaatttcttttgctgtaGTTACTGTTGTCTCTTtagttttgcaatttcaaacaacgttataaaactaaaatccTGCACTTTGAGTATTAGTCGTATGTGTGCTAGTTTTGGTACCAGTTGGTCACACAGCTAACAGTGGAGCAAGTGTGTGGGGATGGAAGCTTGGCCAGCCAACCACAAAGCGGGAGAGCTGCCAACTTTATTTAACTGTTTGCCAAGCTGTCAAGCGCTAGCTAACTGCCACACAAgctaccacacacacacacatatatatagacgCATGCATGGTGGTGTGGGTGGTGTGGGTGGTGCTGCTTGTTTTGCcgtaaaagccaaaaaggaAACGCGCTACATTTGCGCTCAAcgtgtttgccttttgcaaGGCTGGTGCGCTTCAACGTTTCACGCTTCGATTGCGCTGCAGGCAAAAGCCGAGTCGAGCCACCTGAGAGCCTCGACttgcccacacacaaacatgacTGCAGCACACATATAAATGCCAACACTctacaaagcaacagcagctgccagagctatagatacagatacagcgcATCAAGTATACGCGGCGTATGGTTGtggctgtgtgtttgtttgggTGGGTGGcagcgaaattaaattttaaatatttataaggtCGTAACCAATAAATGGAATTTGCAATTGGCCTGATTGGCTTTTAATCGCAGCAgacagtttttaataaatatgcataacgCTGCGCCCGCAACGCATCGCGCAAACGAAATTGCAATGGGCCAGGTCATCCTTAAGCCTTAACAGCTAATACGCCCGCCGGCAAGGCCCACAGGCAAACATCTTACGGATTCACACAATTCGAACGGATGCAACTACCAGtccgtttgtttgttggttcGTTGCttggttggctggttggttggtgtGTTGCGTAAAAATTGCGGAAAAAGCCAAAATCAAGTAGAATTTATGATTGCCATAAAATTGCGTGAATATGTAGAAGCCTCTGACTGTAAAAACGTATGCAATGGGCACTCCGACTTGCGACTGCTGAGCACGTAGCCTGCTGCTCCTGCAACAAccaacagccaacaagcaGCTCCTATACCAtccatacatatatgtatgtagacaCAATGTTTGCAATTGGTGCCGTTTGATGAAGCTGAgctgaacagcagcagctgcagcagcagtggcagcagtgCTGCTTCTGATGGCTATCAGACTACATAAGAAATGCTATCGGGCAACAGGCAATTCCATAAATCGAGTAAATATGTTAGCCCAAGCAGGCAATAAAAGTGCTGCCCAGCTGCAAGCTGCCAGCTCCGCAGTGCGTGCAACAACATTTcggctcatcatcatcatcgtcatgttgttgcattttgtcgCATACGCCAAGCTGATAAGCATGTCTGTCTCAGCAGCCATTTTCCGGCCTGTCTGCTTGTCTGTCGCTCGGTCTGTGTGCTCTGCACagagtttgtttatttgctggcaAAATTGTGAAATAATGTGCTGCAATCAATTCGCAATACATGCACTTTGCGCTGCCACTGCCGAACCACAGCACTGACTCtggtttgttgttttttttctccAGCGAGCAGAAAATATGTGCACTCAAGTGTTTTGAAGTGGCAGCTGCCAGCGTAACAACAACGCACACTCCATCTATTCCGGAATGCCGTGATGAATATGTTTACATCCATAACAAAAGATCGCTGCATAGCGTCAATAATGAAGCTTTCGATTCGCTCGCTGTGGTTGCCACTTGGAGTTGTGGCACGTACTGCGTAGCATGCGAGCCATGCATATGGATAGTAACCAGCGAGAAATACCTAAAAGTTTGTTTAGTCTCACTGGCTTGCTTTtcatcaataaatatatttttttcattaattttattacatattttatacgATTTGACATTCTTTTATACAAACTCCTAGTCAATGACTATTAAGAAGTTGGACAAACTTTATAGCgcgttttatatttgcataaacatttgtataaaaaaacattagGTATGCATATTTCCTCCCCTATCTACCACAAAtcgcaaaaatatatttacgcCTACAATTTTAAACGGTTTTGTTCTAAACATTTTAAGAGAGGGTGCGTTTTCtctctataatttttttttaatcaaagaCATCATTTATAAAGCAGTCTGTTAATTATTAACCTAGATTTTCAGTCtgatatacaaaattatggTATAGAAATTTGGGTTTGTATGTTCTTTTCTGGATTTATAAAATGATAAGGCGATTATCATGTTACAAGACGGTCGTGCGACCAATACCGATTCTAACCAGCCAATTTGTGAGGCGAAATTCCAAATTAATAGTTGATAACGATGAGATTGCGGCCGAAGTAACAACACCGTACATATTGCCAGATCGTAGCTATAAATACAAAGAAGGAAAAGTTTACAATGAATTCCTATGTGAACGCGTCGAGTACATTTCCGACTTTGAACTCATGTCCTGCACCATGCGACACTTGGGCACTGGAACAAAGTTATGGTATATTGATCGGAACGACACCAATAAcgtattttcaataaattttcgtACGCCACCATTCGATTCTACTGGCTTGCCGCATATTTTGGAGCATCTGGCTTTGTGTGGATCGAAGAAGTTCCCTGTCCGTGATCCATTTTTCAAGATGCTTAATAGATCTGTGGCAACAAATATGAATGCGCTGACTGCAGTTGATTTTACGGTGTATCCGTTTTCGAGCAGAAATGAAGTTGATTTTAGAAACATTCAGCAAATATATTTGGACGCCGTTTTCAGGTATTTGTAACTATTTTGTTGCCAATGCGCATATGCACTTATTCTACTTCCTTATTATAGCCCGAATTTATACTATCTAGACTTTCTTCAAGAGGGCTGGCGCTTTGAGCACAGTGATATAAATGATCCGAGGTCTGAAATTATGTTAAAGGGTATAGTTTATAACGAAATGAAAGGAATATTTTCTGAAAATACCCGAATTTTTAAGAGAAGCATGATTAAGAATCTTTTGCCTAGTTACGCGTACAGTTATGTTGCCGGAGGGGATCCATTGGAGATACCAAAAGCAACGTAtggtaatttaattaaattccacCGCAAATATTATCATCCCAGCAACGCACGCATCTTTTGTTACGGATCTTTTGATCTAGCAAAAACACTAGAGCTACTCGACAAGGACTATTTATCGAAATACAATGTTATTGATAATTCATACAGCCGCTCACCATCAGAGCCCCGATGGTCTCAGCCACGTTATGCCCACACTATTGGTCGCCTTGATAACATGGGTGCTTCTGCCGACAAACAGAATCAAATTGCTATTGGATTGCTCATGTGCGATACGACTGATGTTCAGGAATGCTTTGAATTAAAAGTGCTTACAGAGATTTTAATTCGAGGTCCCAATTCGCCTTTTTATAAATCTTTAATAGAGCCTAATTTCTCTGGCGGCTACAATAAGAACACTGGGTTTTTCTCACTGTGCAGGGATTCGTATTTTATATTGGGCTTACATGACTTAAGCGTGGAAAACTTTAGCAGGTTTAACGATCTATATAGTCAAACCATTTTAAAAGTTGTAGAAAGTGGATTTACGCCGCAACATATTGAAagtgttttaaacaaaatagaatTGTCTCTTAAGCATCAAAGCCCAGAATTTGGAAATTCGATATTGTTCAGTTCAATGACTCTCTGGAACCATGATGGTAATGTAGTTGACAATTTGCGAGTCTCAGATATGATTGGCAGACTCCGAACACGTCTAAAAGATGATGAGAACTATTTGCAGAAGAAAGTCGAAAAGTacttcataaaaaataatcataagCTTACTTTAACTATGGCGCCTGACGAAATGTACGagaataattttaagcaagctgaggataatataattaaagccACGCTGAATACATTCGACTCAGCTAAGTTGGGCGTAATATATCAGAATGGCCTTAAACTAAAAGAATGGCAAATTGCACCTTACAATCCAAACGATTTACCTTGTGTTTCTATTGGCGATGTTAAAAACCCACTTAGCTACCCAAAGGTAGATATCAAAACAATTGAAGGTGTTCCCACTTATCTCTGCGGTGTATCTACTAATGGAATAACCTATATTAAGTGTTTTTTCAATATATCAGGACTAAGCCAAGACGACGTCATGTTTGTTCCACTATTCTGTAAGGTTCTAAATAAATTCGATACATCAAATCGAAATTTCAGGGAACTAGACGAATTGATTTTAACAAAAACTGCAGGAATTAACTTTAAACTGTTTTTCGTTGAAAATGTAAGGGATGCAAAATCTTACAGAATTGGTATAATGATGACAACACATACTCTTGATAAAAACGTTCCCGATATGTTCGAACTATGCCAGGAGTTActacttaattttaaacttgaaGATATGGGAAGACTTAAGATGTTTGTTGAGAACTACATTTCTACAGTATCCAAGAATATCTCAGTTAAAGGACATTTACACGCTATGCTAGGATCTGCTGCACTGGTAACCAGTGCATCGAAGTTAAAGTCTTTATTAACCGGCATTGATCACATTAGTTTCATGAAAGCGTATATTGAAGAAAATAGCACTGAGAATATACTAAATAGATTCCAAAACATTGGTACAAGAGCTTTCAGCAAAAGTAACTTACAAGTGGCAATAAACGCCTCAGAGGCTCAGCACCCCGCAGCCGTACAATGTTTGGAAAGATTCTTAAACTCATTACCAGCGAGTGAACAAGTAATAACCGATCAGGCTGTAGATTTTCTTAATCCTGTATCTTCTACACACCATTACCATATGAGTATTCCATTGAGTTATTGCGCCAAGTCATTTTTCGCAGTTCCGTATTTACATGAGGACCACCCAATATTACGAGTacttgcaaaatttatatcTTCCAAGTATTTATTACCTGTAGTGCGCGAGCAAAATGGAGCATATGGTGCAGCGCCAACATTGGATCTGAATGAATAGTCGGTTCCCATAGTTACCCGCGACCCCATCGCAAACAACACTAAAATGTTTGACAACACTTATGAAATGCTCAAGCAAAAGTATAACTAGACAACAGCCTATTGAAGCAAAACTGGGTTCTTCACAATTAGATTGCCGCATCGAACCTGTGATTTTGGACttgattattttctttttggcgtATCGCAAGAAATGTATGAGAAATACCGTTGCTCCGTTTTGTCTGTTAAAATTGAAGATCTCCGCATCGTAATTGATGAGTATCTTAAGAAGCAACCAAATCATTTTGGCGAGTGCATCTTGGGGCCTTCCGACACAGTAATAGAAAGGAAATCGAGTAAATTATGCCCATAAAGCCCTAAATAAACGAAAATCCGTTGGTTTCCCTAAGGAATTGTGTTTGGTAGAACTGACGAAAGTTGATTTATCAGATTATAGAGCCTTGAATTTCTGTGTAAgacattatttaaatgaatggcaaataaaaaatatagaaaacaaataattatttttattgcttgtgtTATTTACAGGCTTCACATACCAAAAGAAATTTCTTACTTTAAAACGCTTTCGTGACTGTTTCCCAAATTTCATACTTCATACAATTCAATCATACTTACttgaatattatattgttattgaatgaataattttaaattttgtgtgacttgcaataaatttgaattcgaAATTGATTTTGTCCGTGTTGCATGGGGACGTGGAAATGTTCTCTTAACTACAACGCAGGCATAGCATcaacaaatatgaaactaATCATATggatgcataaaaatatttaaaatcaaggccattttgtgatttttgttgcttagcagGCGGTGCACCTATAGCAAACACCTTATGTATATAACATGGACGCCACGTTgtgttttcaaaatttagtCGCACTCACAACAACGTGGAAAATAGTTCCGTAATTTGTGTAATATATTTTCTAGCGCTTTACTCGcagaacaaataaaaatcattttaaaaagCAATGGAGGCGGAAGAGAGTGTGCGTGGAATATTGAAGAGTGGAACTGCCACAGTGGTGCAAAGCAATATGCTGAAGACAGCTAAATTTGATGAGTTAAACGTGTTGGCGACATTTCATCCGGCGGACAAGGACTACGGCCATATGGTCATTGATGAGCCAAAGACGCCATTTGTATTCGACTCTGATTTGGATCATGACCTAGACACGGAGACTTTGATGGAGAAACTGCGCCTGGCCGCACAGTCGGAGACGCCAGCCTTTGGCATGGACCACGACTCTGATGATTCGTCAGATGATGAAGACTATCCCGAGTCGGTGGAGGAGAAGGTGCGTCGCTTGGAGTTCGAACGTCGTCGCAAGCTGCACTACAAGGAGTTCATGTCCGTGCCGCTGGCACGTCGCCTCATTGCTGACGAGTTTGGTGAGATGAACACCTCCGAGGCCGCAGTAGATGAGGGACTTAACTTAACTGAGAGCTGCTTGCCGGAGGAGTGTCACCAGACAGAATCCGAAGGGAACACTGAATCGGGCAGTCCCCTGCCCTCGCAAATTACAGTTAGAAGCACTAGCATGGATTATACTCCAGTAGTAGTTGTCCCCGAGCCGGGCTTTGCTGAGAATCACAAGTGCTATCATAAGCTCATGGCCGAGCTGAATCCTAGTGAAATACGTTTGTCTCAAGTCTCACGTGCTTCCGAGTAAACGTAATCATGTTTAAGTATgtgttgtatttattgttcaaatatatgtatgcctGTCGATTAAAATGTAGTTGCTGtggttgcagttgcttttgtttttccgGAAACGACAGCCTGCTGCTCGAGATTACCCTTTCAGTTGCTGTGCGTGGTGCATGACCAAACTCTAGACAAtgctgcagctcagctcagctcaagctGATATGATTAGCAGTCTGTATTGCtacagctctctctctctctctctctctgtttatCTTCCTCTTTATGACAGTGTCTTGgccattttgctgctgcatatttaattacgTTTTCTTGGCTTGTCGTttcctgttgctgctacatTTTGGCCTGAGAGACTTTTGTCTCTCTGTAATTTCCATTACTTGAGTGATGCAAAAGTTTTCCTAATAACTAATTTCGACGTTTTGTTTAGTGTCACTGCcaagttaattgaaaattccTTAGggcacaaacagcagcagtattTGCACTTCCTTGCATTTcagcaaaatatgtttatgccttaattaattttgatttattatggCTGGTCGCAATTCACTGTATCTCAGATAAACAGATGatgccatttaaatttaattttgccaaGCTGATTTCATAGTCTGGACTCTTAGCCCTATTATAAACATTAGCATTGGTTAAGATAACCCCTGGATCAACAGTATTTAAtgactttaaatatttataataattatgccaactacttaacatttgcatttctaCGAAAAACATACTTGAGATTGAATGCCCATTGATGACTTTTTGTAAGGAATAGAGTAATGTAGCGACTACAAATATGAGTTTTATCGCTCTCTTAGAGCTCATGGGATATAGTGTGAGATTCACACTGTGAGTAAATAAGGTTAGAACATTAGGTACAAAATCTTAAAGTGTGAATTGCCTTGCGCACTTCCAGGCAAACTGCCGTCACACATAAAATAGATCATCACTTAAAGCGTTCATAGTTCTCCTTCTCTGCGGTATTGTCAGCGACTGgagttgcttaatttataaataaataacgatactttaatgcattaaaaaacaaataagtaGACCTTTTACAGTTCTTCTCCCAGCTGGGTAAAATCTTTTCTTAGTGCTGCATGGTTGGTACTTCCATTTCAGATcgcttatatttttgaaaattatttccCTCCCATTTTCAATGAAATTCAAAGAAAACCAATTTATTGTAGTATTTAACGGATTTGTATATTCTCGATTCTTAACATAACTTTTTCAAGGTTTAATCCGTTGCACTCGCAGCATTTTGGTGGCTTTAATAATCACAAACTTAAGTTATTGATTAATCAATTGAATGCAGAGAacgttataaatatttatttaaaggcAACAGCCACAAGCATTAAAGCGTAATTGATAAAAcgataaacaacaataaaagtaaaggAAGTTGAAGACAGCGCAGTATGcgttaattttacaatttaacgCTTAGCATAATTGCCACGCAGGGCGTcaagttaagcaatttaacagcaataaaatcaCTAAATCAAAACGTTGGCAGTGACAATCTTTAATGCATTCTTATTTGGTTATTAAATCGATGTGAGCTttgtaaaaattgcacaatctctctaataattgcataaaatagcAGAAAATTTCATGCACTAAATGCTTTAGGGATTTTCTTAAACATTGCATACAACAAACATTGAGCTATCAACATTGCCGTACttgataaatattatttcattttataaaagctttaagttatataaatatttgcatctgaatgctttaaatttatttaagcaaaaaaacacTTAAAATGTACAAACAATGTGGCGATTAACACAATCTGAGCCTGGATTTAAATCATACTGCCCACATTACTCTACCTTGTCCGTTCTCTCGCAGAAAGTCTCTGTGCAATTGTCGCATAAAATGTTGGCAACAAAGCCTTTAATGCGTATTTGCCAGCTGAAACATGTgcgaaatgaaatttaagttGGCCTCATTTATTGCTGGCCACAGCCAAAGCCGCAGCATGTTTGCCATCTTCCTATAAACTGTGTGCGAGATAtccttctgctgctgctcttgctacTGTTCCTCCATGACAGGCTCTGCTCCTTGGCGTCCAGACAGTGCGACAATTGCCGTGTACATTTCATTAAGTGCATAAGCCGTCGCCTGTCAGCGCTGCCGTCGCCTGTGCTGCCTTTTAAGCcggaaaataatttttaatgctatttaCAAGGcacaattgaaaatgcaagcgcaaataaagcagcagcagccaaccaaccaaccaaccagcgACCCTTGACCCCAcacaaatgaaagcaaaagataaataaatatgagccAGTTGCAAAGAAATCCAAACTCCAAGCGCAGCCGGTGGCCAATTTAAAGCCACTGCATACTTTCAGGCGCCCAAGGCTGCCGCTCCCAAAGCGTAAAAAATGGGCAACAAGGAACGCGCGCGCGTGTCActaaaattgcagccaaatatttgtgaaaACATTTTCGGTATTTACGACGGCATGCCGTGAGGCATGTGGCCACTTGGCCACACGGCACAAGCCACATAAGAATTTCCgtcgtagcagcagcagcagcaggagctgtGCTCTTTACAGGTTGCacttgttgtcattgttgctattgctgttgctgttgttgcagtcaCAGCAGCGACAAATACTTGAGCGCCGTGCAcatcaattttcattttgataaattataaaaatagctaacGTTGTCAGTCCCAACAGCCAAGGAAGACAACTAAATGGATTGCTTTCGCTTAGCTTAACCCAATAAAGTTTGCATAACATGTAAGCAATAAACATGGGAGAGCTACAAAATGTAAGCTACACAAACTGATGAATTTTGCTTACTAAGAGATTATGGAACTAAgccttaaatatatttaattaagtgtGTGGAAACAATTTGGATTAACTTTAAATCTAAATCAATttcttaattcaatttacaaactGGTACTTGTCGAATCTTAAGCCGtgtattattgttttattattgtatagtgaacataattattttttattcaacgGTTTATGCTGGGTTATAGCAGAGTAATGCAGTTTCAGAATTGATGCTTCAGTGTTCCTACCCATTCACACACAGATAAGTTCCGGTACAATACGCCATTAGCAGTCGAAGCAAGGCATCTTCACATCTATTAGAAAGATCTCTCTCTTGGAAACACACTGAGCTTGCTTAGCGAGACGTTAGCTGCAGTTGGAGAGCGGTTAATGCTTGGCCAGTGACAGTTGTCATAATTGCTTAAGTTAGACACGTCTCTAGTGAACACAGCGCTTAAATCGAGCTAATAAGGATGTCTATAACGAGCTGTCCGAGATATGGGATTCTGCTGAGTAGCAGCTGCTCAAACATTCGCTGCTTGGGGTGGGTCAGTGCGCTTATATACGAAGCTTAGGCATATGTTTCGATCGCAGGGGTCAGGGTCAACTAGTGTTGTCACCCCTTTGCGTGTGGcctaaacaaatatgcatacGACGTGTCGGGGTGGGGTGCGTTTTTATCTAACTAGTATAtgcgtgtatatatgtatttgtgtgtgtttgtttatttgtaatcAATTATCGAATAACGCAATCTATTAGAAAGCCAGCTGCCTCGCTCTGTTGGGCGTcacaagttttgtttattaatgcaGCTGGCTGGGGAGCGCATGAGTAACAGtcgaaaaattaataacaaataattatgaCATAGCACGCAAAATTAtgtcataaattatgcaaagcaatAGGCTTAAATTATGCAAGTGCAGTTCTTAAACATGAAAACTAAATGTGTAAacgtaaatattaaaaaacgcAACTTAAAATTTTCAGATATAATccttatttattgcaattttttgtaattttcaaa
Proteins encoded in this region:
- the LOC108608549 gene encoding presequence protease, mitochondrial, producing MIRRLSCYKTVVRPIPILTSQFVRRNSKLIVDNDEIAAEVTTPYILPDRSYKYKEGKVYNEFLCERVEYISDFELMSCTMRHLGTGTKLWYIDRNDTNNVFSINFRTPPFDSTGLPHILEHLALCGSKKFPVRDPFFKMLNRSVATNMNALTAVDFTVYPFSSRNEVDFRNIQQIYLDAVFSPNLYYLDFLQEGWRFEHSDINDPRSEIMLKGIVYNEMKGIFSENTRIFKRSMIKNLLPSYAYSYVAGGDPLEIPKATYGNLIKFHRKYYHPSNARIFCYGSFDLAKTLELLDKDYLSKYNVIDNSYSRSPSEPRWSQPRYAHTIGRLDNMGASADKQNQIAIGLLMCDTTDVQECFELKVLTEILIRGPNSPFYKSLIEPNFSGGYNKNTGFFSLCRDSYFILGLHDLSVENFSRFNDLYSQTILKVVESGFTPQHIESVLNKIELSLKHQSPEFGNSILFSSMTLWNHDGNVVDNLRVSDMIGRLRTRLKDDENYLQKKVEKYFIKNNHKLTLTMAPDEMYENNFKQAEDNIIKATLNTFDSAKLGVIYQNGLKLKEWQIAPYNPNDLPCVSIGDVKNPLSYPKVDIKTIEGVPTYLCGVSTNGITYIKCFFNISGLSQDDVMFVPLFCKVLNKFDTSNRNFRELDELILTKTAGINFKLFFVENVRDAKSYRIGIMMTTHTLDKNVPDMFELCQELLLNFKLEDMGRLKMFVENYISTVSKNISVKGHLHAMLGSAALVTSASKLKSLLTGIDHISFMKAYIEENSTENILNRFQNIGTRAFSKSNLQVAINASEAQHPAAVQCLERFLNSLPASEQVITDQAVDFLNPVSSTHHYHMSIPLSYCAKSFFAVPYLHEDHPILRVLAKFISSKYLLPVVREQNGAYGAAPTLDLNE
- the LOC108608551 gene encoding protein phosphatase inhibitor 2, with protein sequence MEAEESVRGILKSGTATVVQSNMLKTAKFDELNVLATFHPADKDYGHMVIDEPKTPFVFDSDLDHDLDTETLMEKLRLAAQSETPAFGMDHDSDDSSDDEDYPESVEEKVRRLEFERRRKLHYKEFMSVPLARRLIADEFGEMNTSEAAVDEGLNLTESCLPEECHQTESEGNTESGSPLPSQITVRSTSMDYTPVVVVPEPGFAENHKCYHKLMAELNPSEIRLSQVSRASE